Proteins from a single region of Bacillota bacterium:
- a CDS encoding YlmC/YmxH family sporulation protein has protein sequence MKVRASDLRAKDVINMADGRRLGNLYDLDVDVESGRIRSLILPASGRPGWFRSRERDIEIPWQDIVKIGIDVILVDQPGSITPRPGSDSPA, from the coding sequence GTGAAGGTGCGGGCGTCGGATCTGCGGGCGAAAGACGTCATCAACATGGCCGACGGGCGGCGGCTGGGCAACCTCTACGACCTGGACGTCGACGTGGAATCAGGACGCATTCGATCCCTCATCCTGCCCGCGAGCGGCCGGCCCGGGTGGTTTCGATCCAGAGAACGCGACATCGAGATCCCCTGGCAGGATATCGTCAAGATTGGCATCGACGTAATCCTGGTGGACCAGCCGGGCAGCATCACCCCACGGCCTGGAAGTGATTCCCCAGCCTAA